AGATCCAGGTTGATTTCCTAAAAAAAGTCTTGGGGAAATGAGTATGATTGAAAGGCGTAGCCTTATTTCCCCGGAGCACCAGGCGCTGAGTATTGCCAGTCAGTGCAAGCTACTGAACTTGCAGCGCAGCTGCTATTATTTCAAGCCTAAAGGCGAGTCGCTGTTCAACCAGTCGATAATGAATTTGATTGACCGTAAGTTTCTTGACTGCCCGTTTTACGGCGTGGACCGGATGACTGCGTATCTTAACAAAGATTTGGGATGTCATGTGAATAACAAGCGTATACGTCGTCTTTATCGTGTGATGAACCTGCGGACAATTTATCCTAAAAAGAACCTGAGCAAGGCTAATGCGGCACACCATAAATATCCATATTTGCTGAAAGGCTTGAAAATAGATCGGCCGGGCCAGGTTTGGCAGGCTGATATCACTTATATTCCCATGTTCAGAGGCTTCATGTATATGTTTGCCATTATTGATGTGTACAGCCGAAAGATTGTCGGATGGAGCATTTCAAATACCATGACCGTAGAATGGTGCAGAGATGTACTGCTTGAAACCATTGAAGAACATGGTACACCTGGTATATTTAATACGGATCAAGGCTCACAGTTCACCAGTCCGATCTTCACTAAAGCACTTAAAGACAGTAATGTAAGTATATCTATGGATGGCAAGGGAAGAGCCTTGGATAATGTGTTCATTGAGCGATTCTGGAGATCTTTGAAACAGGAGTATATTTATCTTAACCCACCTAACGGTGGTATGGAATTATTCCAGGGTATAAAACGGTATGTGGAATTTTATAACAATGAACGAAGGCATCGGTCAATGGACGATCTTACGCCAAATGAGGTATTCTATCAAAATAATAAAAAAGTGTCCTAAATAATCTTAAGTTTGACCTATAGCTGTCCAGCAAACCGGGAGTACTTCAGGATAATCTTAAAAATTTCACCAAAGAGGAAATTGCAAAAGCCCTTGGCGTTGATGCTCTAGTTTCGGAAAATTATGAAGTAGAATATTTTAATGCAAGACCCGATCGCACAAAATCTGGTGCTACGGAAACCCCATCGCCTCAGACAACACTGCCTGCCGTTACGGGCGCTGCGACTTTAACAGTGTCATTAAATGACAGCACAGCAGGAGATTTGCTATGGAGATTTTACACAAATGACCGCGACTACGAGATGTATTCGACTATGGACATGATAGAACGAGTTGTTAAAAAGCCGATCAAAAATTTCCCTTACGCTAAGTAAATCCATAAAAGTAACCTATCTAACCTACAAGTTTTTGTCGGCTACGTAAGTTTGCAAAGAATTCCGATAGCCTTCCCCTATCGGAATTTCTATTCCCGCTACTACCACCTGCGACTTTTGTACGGATTCTATTTTATCAAGCCCATAGTCTTTCATTCCTTCAATGTGAGTAATATCTGGAATCCTAGTCTTTACAAGTGAATAGTTAGCATCTGCCACTGTATTCCCTACCTATTCTTTACGGCTTCTCTACAGGTTTGATACGCTTTTAGCCGTACCGAACCCGTAGAGAAGCCGTAGAAGAACCGTTTAAAACCTGTATCAATACAAGTAGCTAATCGTTGCGATTACTCTACCAATAAAAAGGTCTCTTGTGGAAATTCCAGTTGCTTTCCCTTCTCATCAATGCGGCCTTCTATTTTCTTTGCAGACTTCTTCTTTTTAAACTTTCTGCCATACCAGATTAGGAAACCAGTAACAGGCAAGCTGGCGCCAATTAATGCAGCAAGAAAAGCGAGTACTTTTCCAGGAAAACCTAAAATACTCCCCACATGGATATCATAATTCATTTTCCGCAATTTGGTGCCGAATCCTGCTGTTTCATAAGCAGTATTGTATGCATCCTCACGTTTAAGCTCCAGGGCAGTATGTTGATCAAATGTATAACCCTGACTGTTATAAAATTGTCCTGTATTTGGATATACAGTAATGTTTATTGTAGCTTTTACTGCTGAGGTATCAGGAAAATTATAATAAAACCCCTGGGATTTTGGATGTTTTGCAATCACTTTATTCCAGGCTAAATCCATAGCCTGTTCTGGTGTATAAAACTTTTTAGCTTGCAAGGAATCTGACTCCATACGCTTAAACTCTGCTAAGGTATCTCCCCCAGAAGTTACCCAATATAAGCCTTCGCTATACCATTTTATACCATACACCATTCCTGTGAGTGCTATAGCCAATAAAAACAATAGTCCATAAAAACCCATCACATTATGCAAATCAAGATTTACACGTTTAAAAGAAGCTCCCCATTTGATTTTGAAGCTTTTATCCCGGGTAGATTTGTTCCATTTCTTTGGATACCACCAGATTAGTCCTGTGATTAGTAATACGACAAAAACCATAGTCCCATAATTTACAATCGGCCTGCCGATCTCGTAAGGCATCCATAAAAATCGATGTCCATTTAAAATAAACCTAAAAAAGTCTGTCTCTCCTTTTTTACGAACATCTTTAGCAACGACCTTTCCGCTGTAAGGATTAATCTTAAGGGTAATCCCGCCTCCTCTTCTTCCTCCACCACGCACTCCTTTCTCCTTCTTTTCAACTTTATCTTTTAAATTCAGATTTATGGTACGCCCTTGCTGATAATTAGCATAGGCCGGTAATTTATCAGGGTATTCGCGGGCAACGATAGCTGATAACTGTGCCGGGGTAATGACAGGTTTATCCTGTCTTTCAATTTTTGTTTCCGGCTCCAATAAACCATTAATCTCTTCATTAAATACCCAGATGCAGCCTGTTAAACAAACTATTAAAACAATGATTCCTGAAGCTAACCCCAACCAAAGATGAAGCCATTTATTAATTCTCGTGAAGAGTGAATCTTTACTCTTCTTTTTTGATGGGATATTTTTAGCTGCCGGTATCATTGTTTTAATCGTTTGGTGTTATGAATTCTAAATTTTTAAGGAAGTAATATTATTGTAGATGCTGAATTGAAGTGATTTTTCCACCTTCAACTTTTAAACCTTGGCTAGCGGCCTGAGTAGCTGCATCAATTTTGTATACATAGCTAAGGCCACTTACTAAATTCACCCCTATGAAAGCCGTTTTACCATCTTTTGGTGTATAATTACTTGTAGTCAAACCTGCAATATCTTCTAGCTTTGGCATTCCTGTTACCAGCTTAAATGTTTTATTAACCACATTCACAATACCAATATTTTTTCCAACAACATAAGGACCCTTTTCAGCTTTGAGTGCTGCATTAACGACGAAGTTGTTACCGCCAACATATATCCAATCTGTAATCACATAACCACCAGAAATGGCTTCAAAATCATAAAAGTAAGTTTTATCAAACTCCGTAGTACCAGACTTTATTTTTGTAATTGCTGATGGTTTAGTCGAACTTAAAACACCTCCAGTTGTAGCTACTGATGAAGAAAATGCATAAACATCGCCATTTTCAACTACAGAAAGACCATCAGTAAAATAGCGTCCGATAAAGCTTGTTCTGTCATCAGTTATTACTTTTTCCAGTTGCATTTGAGGGTATGAATAAACAGCGATCCATGCGTTATTAGGAAAAGCAGTACCAAAAGATTCGCCACAGCAAGCTTTAATAGAGAAGTAAGGTGCATATACCTTATTGCCTACCTGTTTGATCCAGCTAAAATGGGCAGATTCACCATTATTTGAAGGTTCTTGCACATTTATAGTTCCTTCACGAGCAATAAGTAAACTATTTGTATTCACGCTGTACCAGTTCGCTAAAGGAGTAGCTATATTTCGTGGTATTTTGATCAATAGAATATCATCATTCACAGGAGCGAAAGCCTGAACTGTTTCCGTCTGGAAGTTAGACACCTTACTTAATTTTCCATTTTGAATACTGTAAGTGGTAACCGCACCTGGATTTCCTTGTCCATACAGCATGCTGAAAAACTTATTGTTTGCAGTTACATAATACCGATAAGTACCATCCTGTTCAACACCGTTTCCTACTGTTGTAATGCTACCAGTTTCCAGGCTATTTGCCGTTAAAAGGTAATCTGCCACTGCTGTCGATGCTACAGGCGTTACAGCCAATATGTAATTACCCGGGTTTTGTGTAGCTCCGTTATTATCTTTTTTTGAGCAGGAAATAAGCACAGCTGCGAAGAGCAACGCTGTAAATGCTTTCGTAATGTTTGTTTTCATTGTTATATAATTGATTTTAAAGTAATAGAAATTGTTAATTGCGGTTTTTATTGAAAAAATACCTAAGATTTAAATAGAAAGCGCGACCCGATTTCTGTAAACTGAAATTGTCAAAAAGATGTGCATCGGTGATATTTTTAGCTTCCAGGCCAATATTGTAATGTCCGTTTCTAATACTGTATACAAAATTCAAGTCATGAGACAGTTGCATTGGAACAACTCTTTTTTCGTCTGATACATCTCTTCCTCCCTGAGAAGGCCATACCAGCCAGAATTCATGCACATACAAAATATTATAGCCAATATTAAGTGTATTTCCCTTTTTGCCCAGATCCTTAAGTGATACAGATACGTCACTGTTTCCAAATAAATAAGGAATATTTGGCATCTGATCTAAATATACAATGCTCGGAACGGGCGGCACTCCATCTGTTTTCTGACGGTTCTGAAGATATTGATAAGTTACAGTTGTACCAGCGGTAAGCCAGTCTTTATAGGAATACCTGATCTCTGCATCTCCTCCCCAGGTCTTAACACCTTCTCTGTTATCTGCAACTAATTTCCCTTGATTCTGATTCAATCGGGTATAAATAAAATCGCTGGCATTTCTATACACCGCATTAGCGGTAACAGAAAAATTATGATTCTTATTAACCGCAAAACCATAAATCACACCAAGATTAAAATTATCGCTTTTCTCAGGTTTCAGGTTGGCATTTCCTTCCAGATTTTCTACATCACCAAATAATTCCTGTGCTTCAGGCAAACGATTGGTCAACTCATATGAAGTTTTTAACTGTAAATTTGGGTGTAGGAAATAGGTTAATGCAGCACCATATCCAACTTTTTCCTTTACAGATTCGCCCGTTGCCCGAGTTCCATTTATATTGCTTTGATATAGATATTTGGCAAATATCGAAGTACTCCATTTACCACTCCTATCGTAACTATAGCCAAAACCTAAAATATTCTTAATGCTCTTTTTTGTACGTTCATATTCGGCATTAGTGGGACTAAGAACATCACTACCCTTTCGGTTAAAAGTATTGAACACATTATTCAAGGTAACAGAATGGTGATCATTAATCCTATAATTTGCCATAGCCGTTCCCAGCCCATTGTTGTTCTTATATTTATACATACTCCTGGAGCGTTCTCCGTTTGAACCATTGGCTTTACTGTTTCCATACCAATCGTACCTTACATTGGTAGTATCAATATTCTGCTCAGTCCCCAGGTTATAGTTTGCGTTGATGGTTACATCAAGGCCCTTAATCAAGTCAGTCTTCTTATACTTGAAAGTAGGCATGATGATATCGCCCCTACGATGCCAGGCTCCAAATACGGCTTGCATTCTTGCCCCGGTTTGAAATTCCTTATAGTTTTTACCCATCGTAATCCCAAACAATAATTTATCTGCAAAAACCTTGTCAACAAACCCAACATTGGCAATTGCCGTTTCATTATGGTAAGTATCATGAAACCTGCGCAAGATTGCCGCAGGTGCATATGCACCAGTATAAATGTCTGATGCCTCAACGTTTACCTTATAATTATTATCAGAATAATTTTGAAATGCATTTAACTGAACTGTGAAACCATTTTTAGTGGTCATCGCTGTATTGATCACACTTCTGTGGGTATTAAAGGATCCAATGGAATAGGAGGCATCAATATAATTCCGATAACGATCACTTGTCACTATATTAATTGCACCACCAAGCGCATCAGATCCCAACCACATTGGTACAACTCCTTTATATACTTCTATTCTATCTGCAACATTAATTGGGATGTTATTAATCTGGAAGGAAGAACCAAAATTATCAATAGGTATTCCATCCATAAAATATCTGATATGGTTCCCTGAAAATCCATTTAAAGAAAGGTTGAAATTAGAACCTACACCACCAGATTCCCTAACCCGAATTCCAGCAACCCTATCTAATGCACCGGAGATATCAAGAGTACTGTTGTATAGCTTCTTAGCATCCACAGCAGTTACATTATAGGCTTGCCTGTTCACTTCCTTAACAGCAGTACGCCCCGTTACTACAACTTCGGAAAGATCATTTTGATTATACTTTAAGCTAAAGTTGAGCTGCCTGTTAGTTGGCATGCCTGATAAAGCAAGTTTTTGTACGGATTCGACGTAGCCCAGATACCTGGCACTTACCTTATGCTCTCCCTGTCCAATATCTTGAATCTTAAACTTTCCTTCGTTATCTGTAACCGTAGATTTATTGGTACCCAAAAGCTTAACACCTGCTCCAATAAGTGGTTCCCCAGTAGTAGATCTTACAATTCCTGTTATGGTATACTTCTCCTGCGCTTGTATAGAAAACCCGCTAATGAGCAGAATGACCAGCCATATGTACTTGTAATGCGTATAAATTTGCATATATTATTTATTAATTTTATTTAGACTTATTCTTAATTGATGCAAAAATATATGTTACTTTGTACGGCAGTTGCAGTAAAGTATACGAATTAAGCAGAAAATTAAAGGGACTTTATATGGTAGATATTTACATTAAAGACAAGTATGGAAAACTTATATTATCTGAAAAAATACAGGAAAAGGAAGATTTTCAGTATGAGAAAACGGTAGTTATCACAAACCAACAAATACTTAAAGTAACCATTACTTTAAATGCAGCTCCCCCCACTGATGATCGGCATTGGACTGAAAAAGAGCTACAAATATTTTATAAAATCATTGAGCTGATCAGCAAGGATCTTTCGAGGAGTTTTTCTATTGAAGAATTGGCTGATTATGCCGGTATGAACCGTACTAAGTTGCAAGCGGGATTTAAACAGGTATTTAATAAAACTATAAATTCCTTTACCCAAGAATTGAAAATGCAAAGCGCGAAGAACTTGATCAGCAGGAATAAGGGGTATAATTTAAAAGAGATTGCGAGCATGCTGGGATACAAACATGCTAATCATTTTTCTGTTGCATTTAAGAAGAGATTTAATGTTTCTCCCTCTGCCTTTAAAAAAATCGACTAAAAGCAGGTGCATTTATGCGTTGTCAACAATAACAAAAGGGTACATTTTGCACCCTTTTGTTTTTATCCATAATAACATAGATAAGCTACATCATCGTTACATGACACTTCAAACGAAGTTCCTCCAGCGACATCAAATTCTTCTTGTTCTGCATATTTTTTAAATTCTCCATCAGCGGTTAGTTTCACATCCATACTACCTGATATGATTACCATTTTTTCAGTTGAAGAGGCAGAAAAAGTATAGGTACCCTTTTTCATTACTCCAACAGTGGCTTTACCATTGGCTGTTTCCAGTCCAAGGCTTTGAACTTTTCCTTCGAAATAGAGATTGTGGCTGATTTGAGAATTGGTCGAATTACTCATGATTTTAGTTTGATTGTTTATGGTTAATATTAAAAAGGCAAATGTATTGAAATCAGGTTATGATCATACCGATAAAATCAGATTTGCTGCTTTAACTTTAACATACTTTGTTTAAGACTCACTTTATCGGCTTCAGATTTCGCTAATAAAATTGCCTGCTCAAAATGCTCGAATGCTTTTGCAGGTTGTATGCTGGCATATAGATTAGCCAACAGCGAATGGTATAAATGATTCCCCTTGAGATCCAGCTTCTCTGCTTCTATAATTGCCTGTTCATTTCCATTTGATTTTGCCAGTGCATAGGTTCGGTTTAAGGCCGCAATTGGTGAGTATTCGATCAGTAATAATTGATTATACAACTGTAAAATACGTTCCCATTTTATAATTGAATCGTCTTTTTGAGTATGCCAATAAGCTATTGCTGCTTCCAGGTGATATTTAGAAAGTTGATCCCCTTGTGATGCTATATTAATATAATAATTGCCCTTTTCAATTAAATCAAGATCCCAAAGTTCCGTATCCTGATCCCCATACAAAACAACTTCGCCATTTGAATTTGTTCTGGCTTCAAATCTGGAAGCATGGAAACACATCAGTGCAAGCAGTGCATTGACAGGTGGTTTATTAGTCTGCTCATTATTGGCAAGCATTACGTTTAAACGCATAGCTTCCAGACAAAGTTCTTTTCTTAGTGGTGTGTTTTTAGAGCTGGAATAATAACCTTCATTAAACAATAAATACAGTGTTGTTAATACCCTTTCCAACCTTTCATTGATTTCCGCTTTCGAGGGTTGCTCTATCTTTACCTGTTCTGTCTTTAATTTTTCTTTTGCCCTTTGCAATCGCTTATAAATGGTTTCCCGATTGGTTAGAAAAGCATTTGCTATTTCGTCAGTACTAAAACCACAAAGGAGATTTAAGGATAAAGCGATTTGTGCTTCCGGAGAAATACAGGGATGACAAATGGCAAACATCATAGCTAGCTGACTGTCGTTGATATTTTTGCTGGACAGATCAATTTCCATGTCTTCAACCGTTGAGGATGTATATTTTATTTCTGTGCTGATTTTATCCAGAAACAGGGTATTGCGCTTCAGATAGTCCTTTGTTTTATTTTTAGAAACTGTATATAACCAGGCGGCAGGATTTTCCGGTGGGCCTTTCATCCCCCACAATTCTGTAGCTAGTAAGAAGGTATCACTTACAATGTCTTCAGCAATTTCAATATGATCGATGCCAAATAATCTGCAGAGCACGGAAACTATCTTCCGATATTCGGTTCTAAATAAATGCGGTATGAGTTCTTGCTTTTGCATAAAAAAAGTCGCCCATGTAAATCTACAATAACATGGGCGACTAAAGAAAAATCAATTATTGAGGATCTAAAAACTTTGCAGAGGTCGGGTCGTACTCTATAGTCATTACACTTCTAACTTCTACATTGCCTCCGTATATTAAATTAGGACATGATTTTGCCATTTCCACAGCTTCATCAAGTGTGTTTGCTTTTACGATCAGGTAACCGCCAATCATTTCTTTAACTTCAGCATAAGGTCCGTCAATAACCACGTTACCCGGTTTCAAGGTTTTTCCTTCAGAATATAAACGATTGGTACCACTGTATTTGCCTTGTGCAGCAATACCTCCTATCCAATCCTGCCATTGTTTCATTACCGCCTGCATTTGCTCTGCTGAAGGCATTTCAGCACCTTCTTGTTTTTCTTGTCTGAAAATCATCATGAATTCTTTCATCTTCTTAATTTTTAGTTGTTAAAACCTGATAACGATTGAGTTTTTTAGATTGGACACTTCGCTTCAATTAATGTATCATAAATACAATACTAAAAACAACAAATACTTCACTATTAAAGTAAATAAAACAATCAAATATTTAAAGATATATTCAAATCTCTCCCTGATAAGTTTTTGTATCTTTGTCCAAAATGCAAGCTGTTCTATCGCTGGCCTGATTAAAAAGGGAAAGAGGAAAGTCCGGGCAACACAGAGTATCTCGCTTCCTAACGGGAAGAGGCTCAGGACTGAATGCCTGAGTTATGGAAAGTGCCGCAGAAAATATACCGCCGATGGCTTTTAAGCACAGGTAAGGTTGAAAACGTGAGGTAAGAGCTCACGATTTTTCCGGGTGACCGGAAGGGTGGTAAACCCCGGGAGTTGAAAGACCAAATAGGCTAACGTATGTAGGGCTACTCGTCCGATGTTAGTGGGTAGGTCGTTAGAGATAAATGGCAACATTTATAGTAGATTAATGGTAGAATCCCAATTCATTGGGAACAGAACCCGGCTTACAGGCTTGCATTTTTTTATTTTATA
This is a stretch of genomic DNA from Candidatus Pedobacter colombiensis. It encodes these proteins:
- a CDS encoding IS3 family transposase; the protein is MSMIERRSLISPEHQALSIASQCKLLNLQRSCYYFKPKGESLFNQSIMNLIDRKFLDCPFYGVDRMTAYLNKDLGCHVNNKRIRRLYRVMNLRTIYPKKNLSKANAAHHKYPYLLKGLKIDRPGQVWQADITYIPMFRGFMYMFAIIDVYSRKIVGWSISNTMTVEWCRDVLLETIEEHGTPGIFNTDQGSQFTSPIFTKALKDSNVSISMDGKGRALDNVFIERFWRSLKQEYIYLNPPNGGMELFQGIKRYVEFYNNERRHRSMDDLTPNEVFYQNNKKVS
- a CDS encoding PepSY-associated TM helix domain-containing protein; this encodes MIPAAKNIPSKKKSKDSLFTRINKWLHLWLGLASGIIVLIVCLTGCIWVFNEEINGLLEPETKIERQDKPVITPAQLSAIVAREYPDKLPAYANYQQGRTINLNLKDKVEKKEKGVRGGGRRGGGITLKINPYSGKVVAKDVRKKGETDFFRFILNGHRFLWMPYEIGRPIVNYGTMVFVVLLITGLIWWYPKKWNKSTRDKSFKIKWGASFKRVNLDLHNVMGFYGLLFLLAIALTGMVYGIKWYSEGLYWVTSGGDTLAEFKRMESDSLQAKKFYTPEQAMDLAWNKVIAKHPKSQGFYYNFPDTSAVKATINITVYPNTGQFYNSQGYTFDQHTALELKREDAYNTAYETAGFGTKLRKMNYDIHVGSILGFPGKVLAFLAALIGASLPVTGFLIWYGRKFKKKKSAKKIEGRIDEKGKQLEFPQETFLLVE
- a CDS encoding DUF4374 domain-containing protein; its protein translation is MKTNITKAFTALLFAAVLISCSKKDNNGATQNPGNYILAVTPVASTAVADYLLTANSLETGSITTVGNGVEQDGTYRYYVTANNKFFSMLYGQGNPGAVTTYSIQNGKLSKVSNFQTETVQAFAPVNDDILLIKIPRNIATPLANWYSVNTNSLLIAREGTINVQEPSNNGESAHFSWIKQVGNKVYAPYFSIKACCGESFGTAFPNNAWIAVYSYPQMQLEKVITDDRTSFIGRYFTDGLSVVENGDVYAFSSSVATTGGVLSSTKPSAITKIKSGTTEFDKTYFYDFEAISGGYVITDWIYVGGNNFVVNAALKAEKGPYVVGKNIGIVNVVNKTFKLVTGMPKLEDIAGLTTSNYTPKDGKTAFIGVNLVSGLSYVYKIDAATQAASQGLKVEGGKITSIQHLQ
- a CDS encoding TonB-dependent receptor, with amino-acid sequence MQIYTHYKYIWLVILLISGFSIQAQEKYTITGIVRSTTGEPLIGAGVKLLGTNKSTVTDNEGKFKIQDIGQGEHKVSARYLGYVESVQKLALSGMPTNRQLNFSLKYNQNDLSEVVVTGRTAVKEVNRQAYNVTAVDAKKLYNSTLDISGALDRVAGIRVRESGGVGSNFNLSLNGFSGNHIRYFMDGIPIDNFGSSFQINNIPINVADRIEVYKGVVPMWLGSDALGGAINIVTSDRYRNYIDASYSIGSFNTHRSVINTAMTTKNGFTVQLNAFQNYSDNNYKVNVEASDIYTGAYAPAAILRRFHDTYHNETAIANVGFVDKVFADKLLFGITMGKNYKEFQTGARMQAVFGAWHRRGDIIMPTFKYKKTDLIKGLDVTINANYNLGTEQNIDTTNVRYDWYGNSKANGSNGERSRSMYKYKNNNGLGTAMANYRINDHHSVTLNNVFNTFNRKGSDVLSPTNAEYERTKKSIKNILGFGYSYDRSGKWSTSIFAKYLYQSNINGTRATGESVKEKVGYGAALTYFLHPNLQLKTSYELTNRLPEAQELFGDVENLEGNANLKPEKSDNFNLGVIYGFAVNKNHNFSVTANAVYRNASDFIYTRLNQNQGKLVADNREGVKTWGGDAEIRYSYKDWLTAGTTVTYQYLQNRQKTDGVPPVPSIVYLDQMPNIPYLFGNSDVSVSLKDLGKKGNTLNIGYNILYVHEFWLVWPSQGGRDVSDEKRVVPMQLSHDLNFVYSIRNGHYNIGLEAKNITDAHLFDNFSLQKSGRAFYLNLRYFFNKNRN
- a CDS encoding AraC family transcriptional regulator: MVDIYIKDKYGKLILSEKIQEKEDFQYEKTVVITNQQILKVTITLNAAPPTDDRHWTEKELQIFYKIIELISKDLSRSFSIEELADYAGMNRTKLQAGFKQVFNKTINSFTQELKMQSAKNLISRNKGYNLKEIASMLGYKHANHFSVAFKKRFNVSPSAFKKID
- a CDS encoding pyrimidine/purine nucleoside phosphorylase; this encodes MSNSTNSQISHNLYFEGKVQSLGLETANGKATVGVMKKGTYTFSASSTEKMVIISGSMDVKLTADGEFKKYAEQEEFDVAGGTSFEVSCNDDVAYLCYYG
- a CDS encoding sigma-70 family RNA polymerase sigma factor — protein: MQKQELIPHLFRTEYRKIVSVLCRLFGIDHIEIAEDIVSDTFLLATELWGMKGPPENPAAWLYTVSKNKTKDYLKRNTLFLDKISTEIKYTSSTVEDMEIDLSSKNINDSQLAMMFAICHPCISPEAQIALSLNLLCGFSTDEIANAFLTNRETIYKRLQRAKEKLKTEQVKIEQPSKAEINERLERVLTTLYLLFNEGYYSSSKNTPLRKELCLEAMRLNVMLANNEQTNKPPVNALLALMCFHASRFEARTNSNGEVVLYGDQDTELWDLDLIEKGNYYINIASQGDQLSKYHLEAAIAYWHTQKDDSIIKWERILQLYNQLLLIEYSPIAALNRTYALAKSNGNEQAIIEAEKLDLKGNHLYHSLLANLYASIQPAKAFEHFEQAILLAKSEADKVSLKQSMLKLKQQI
- a CDS encoding YciI family protein, which gives rise to MKEFMMIFRQEKQEGAEMPSAEQMQAVMKQWQDWIGGIAAQGKYSGTNRLYSEGKTLKPGNVVIDGPYAEVKEMIGGYLIVKANTLDEAVEMAKSCPNLIYGGNVEVRSVMTIEYDPTSAKFLDPQ